From Anoplopoma fimbria isolate UVic2021 breed Golden Eagle Sablefish chromosome 11, Afim_UVic_2022, whole genome shotgun sequence, one genomic window encodes:
- the ddx47 gene encoding probable ATP-dependent RNA helicase DDX47 yields the protein MADEVEESVKPNTDETLQGSSIDDVNSRLDSGENEEAVKTFKDLGVTEVLCESCEQLGWKTPTKIQIEAIPLALQGKDIIGLAETGSGKTGAFALPILQSLLGSPQRLHTLVLTPTRELAFQISEQFEALGSSIGVKCAVIVGGIDMMSQSLVLAKKPHIVIATPGRLIDHMENTKGFSLRALKFLVMDEADRILNMDFETEVDKILKVIPRERHTYLFSATMTKKVQKLQRAALKDPVKCAVSTKYSTVDKLQQYYVFIPSKYKDCYLVSILNELAGNSFMIFCSTCNNAQRVALLLRNLGITAIPLHGQMGQNKRLGALNKFKSKSRSVLLATDVASRGLDIPHVDCVINYDIPTHSKDYIHRVGRTARAGRSGKSITFVTQYDVELFQRIETLIGKKLPAFPTQEDEVMMLVERVSEAQRFARLEMKEQGEKKKRPRGGDGDQDDTEQASGVRKKVRGGGGGGDRGGGGGGERGGMKKRGGAAWRGGR from the exons ATGGCGGACGAGGTTGAGGAAAGCGTGAAGCCAAACACAGATGAAACACTCCAAGGTTCGAGTATTGATGATGTTAACAGTCGTCTTGATAGCGGTGAAAACGAGGAGGCAGTGAAGACCTTCAAGGATTTG GGTGTTACTGAGGTTCTCTGTGAGTCGTGTGAGCAGCTGGGATGGAAGACTCCAACAAAGATTCAGATAGAAGCCATTCCTCTAGCCCTGCAAG GGAAAGATATTATCGGCCTGGCAGAGACCGGCTCAGGAAAGACGGGTGCCTTTGCTCTGCCCATCCTGCAGTCACTGCTGGGTTCACCCCAGAGGCTCCACACCCTTGTCCTCACCCCCACCAGGGAGCTGGCATTTCAGATCTCCGAGCAGTTTGAGGCCCTGGGCTCCAGCATTGGTGTAAAGTGTG CTGTCATAGTTGGAGGAATCGATATGATGTCCCAGTCATTGGTGTTGGCAAAAAAACCACACATTGTTATTG CCACACCTGGTCGGTTGATTGACCACATGGAGAACACAAAGGGCTTCTCCCTACGAGCTCTGAAGTTCCTGGTCATGGACGAAGCAGACAGAATCCTCAACATGGACTTTGAGACTGAG GTGGATAAAATCTTGAAGGTGATTCCCAGAGAGAGGCACACCTACTTGTTCTCTGCCACCATGACCAAAAAG GTCCAGAAGCTACAGAGAGCAGCTCTGAAAGATCCTGTGAAGTGTGCGGTGTCGACCAAATACTCTACCGTAGACAAACTACAGCAATATTACGTTTTCATACCATCGAAGTACAAG GACTGTTACCTGGTGTCCATCCTGAACGAGTTGGCTGGCAACTCGTTTATGATTTTCTGCAGCACATGTAACAATGCCCAGCGGGTGGCGCTGTTGTTAAGGAACCTCGGCATCACTGCCATCCCTCTTCACGGCCAGATGGGTCAG AACAAACGTCTTGGAGCGCTAAACAAGTTCAAGTCCAAGTCTCGATCGGTGCTGCTGGCGACCGACGTGGCGTCCAGAGGACTGGACATTCCTCACGTTGACTGCGTCATCAACTACGACATCCCCACCCACTCCAAG GACTACATCCATAGAGTGGGACGAACAGCCAGAGCAGGGCGGTCTGGGAAATCCATCACTTTTGTCACTCA ATATGATGTGGAGCTTTTCCAGCGAATTGAAACCCTGATTGGGAAGAAGCTTCCTGCCTTTCCTACGCAGGaggatgaagtgatgatgtTGGTGGAGAGGGTGAGCGAGGCCCAGAGATTTGCCAGGCTG GAAATGAAGGAGCAaggtgagaaaaagaaaagacccagaggaggagatggagaccaGGATGACACAGAACAAGCAAGCGGTGTGAGGAAgaaagtgagaggaggaggaggaggaggcgacagaggaggaggtggaggaggagagagaggtgggaTGAAGAAGAGGGGTGGAGCAGCCTGGAGGGGAGGACGCTGA